The Calothrix sp. PCC 7507 DNA segment AGCCAACTTGCTTATTTGCTTCTTTGTGTAGTCGATTTAAAACAGTTTCGATTTGGCGATCGCTAATGGGACTATGCTTAGGTGATTGATGCATCAGCCCTCTCCACAACGATTTTTACCATTGTTACAGTAAGTTGCAAACCAAGGTGAGAATGTCTTTTTATCTTCGGGAGTGTTACTCATATTCAGAATCGTGGTGAAATCTGATTTTTGATCGCCATAACGAAAGTGCATGTGGGCAGGATCGCCATGAGGTACGACAACGGTGATATGTTTAAAGCGATCGCATCCAGGATCGGCTTTCTCTTCTTTGGCTAGTTCAAATTGATCCCAGATTGCAGATTTGAAGAGAGCATAAAATTTAGGATCTTTGGCCGCACCCATGTAAATATAAGTGCAGTTTTTGGCGATCGCCTGCTTCCCTTCATCATCTGCATAGAAGCTAAACTTCTCCATTTTGCTGATTTCTAAACGTTTGGGATTGCGTGGATCGTTCACAGAGGCTTTGTGATCTTGATTAATCAAAAAAGTGCCATCAAGTCCTAAAAAAGGAACTTTGTAGGCATTTGGAGAGACAATCTGTGGCTCTGCTTGAACAGCAAGGGGAGCGATCAAACAGCTAAAAATGCCGATAATGATGGAAAGGTTTTTCATCGAACGATTGAGACTCCTGTTGTGTTGTTAGTTGTTTTTGGGTTTCTACAGCAAAGGTGCGATCGCGTTCGCATAGCGTCTCGTAGAGAAGCTCTACGCCCTGGAATCGCCTAAGATTAAGGTGTAATGTAATCTGAGCCAAAACTATGCAAGTCTCTATAGCCGAAGCTGCTGCTAACCTGAGTGATTTAGTTGAAGCTGCTATCAATGGTGAAGAAGTAATTTTGCTTAATGGCGATCGCCCTGCCATTAAACTTATGCCCATTGACGTGCCAAAACGTCGTCCAGCTAA contains these protein-coding regions:
- a CDS encoding type II toxin-antitoxin system Phd/YefM family antitoxin, producing the protein MQVSIAEAAANLSDLVEAAINGEEVILLNGDRPAIKLMPIDVPKRRPAKAGSAKGLIWMSDDFDEPLEEFREYME